The Streptomyces sp. JB150 genomic interval AGGGGCCGGGTGGTGTCGGGGCCGATGCGCCGGGCCGCTTCCCCGGCCTCCATCGTCAGGTACACCACCCGCTGCCCGGCGAGCAGCGCGCGTGTGTCCGGGTCGAGGACCGCGCCGCCGCCGAGCGCCAGGACGCCGTCGTGCCCGGCGAGCGCCCGGCGCACGGCCCGCTTCTCCAGGGCGCGGAAGTGGGGTTCGCCCTCGGTGGCGAAGATGTCGGCGATGGCGCGTCCCTGCTCGGCGACGATGTCGTCGTCGGTGTCCCGGTAGCCCACCCCGAGCCGCTCGGCGAGAAGCCGCCCGACGGTGGACTTGCCCACGCCCATCGGACCGACGAGGACGACCAGCGGCCCCGTCATCGGACCGGGAGATGGTCGAGGTAGGAGGTGACGTTGCGGCGGGTCTCGGAGACGCTGTCACCGCCGAACTTCTCCGCCACCGCGTCCGCCAGCACCAGCGCGACCATCGCCTCGGCGACGATCCCCGCGGCCGGCACGGCGCAGACGTCGGAGCGCTGGTGGTGGGCGGCGGCGGCCTCCCCGGTGACCACGTCCACCGTCTTCAGCGCGCGCGGGACGGTCGCGATCGGCTTCATCGCCGCGCGCACCCGCAGCAGCTCACCCGTGGTCAGGCCGCCCTCGGTGCCACCGGCCCGCCCGGAGACGCGCCGGATGCCCTCCG includes:
- a CDS encoding shikimate kinase encodes the protein MTGPLVVLVGPMGVGKSTVGRLLAERLGVGYRDTDDDIVAEQGRAIADIFATEGEPHFRALEKRAVRRALAGHDGVLALGGGAVLDPDTRALLAGQRVVYLTMEAGEAARRIGPDTTRPLLAVDPQERWRALAEARRPLYTEVARAMVATDGRTPAEVARAVLDALELKHA